One genomic segment of Hordeum vulgare subsp. vulgare chromosome 2H, MorexV3_pseudomolecules_assembly, whole genome shotgun sequence includes these proteins:
- the LOC123430767 gene encoding uncharacterized protein LOC123430767 → MRGVGGPLLTVSDLLSDLAVEGGDDHLDGGGDASVPSSPLAVHQVEEADPSELQRLFAEDYDSLMKSLRENDPSWPSLMLKLCRALKTSDKLLSCANVKAEQLLEKVEKLEHVLERGDRAVGSIIEVLQSMQLTEDHQTSKSNPPSM, encoded by the exons ATGCGGGGGGTCGGAGGCCCATTGCTCACTGTCAGCGATCTCCTGAGCGACCTCGCTGTAGAAGGAGGCGACGACCACCTCGACGGCGGAGGCGATGCATCTGTTCCCTCCTCCCCCTTGGCAGTGCATCAGGTGGAGGAAGCTGACCCCTCCGAGCTCCAGCGGCTCTTCGCG GAAGACTATGACAGTTTGATGAAGTCTCTACGGGAGAATGATCCTTCATGGCCTTCCCTGATGCTGAAG TTGTGCAGGGCGTTGAAGACTTCCGATAAGCTGCTGAGCTGCGCGAATGTGAAAGCCGAGCAGCTGCTAGAGAAGGTGGAGAAACTGGAGCATGTcctagagaggggagatcgtgcaGTGGGATCAATTATAGAGGTTCTTCAGAGCATGCAGCTCACCGAGGATCATCAGACCTCCAAATCGAACCCGCCTAGCATGTAG